In a genomic window of Plutella xylostella chromosome 16, ilPluXylo3.1, whole genome shotgun sequence:
- the LOC105381874 gene encoding uncharacterized protein LOC105381874, translating to MPPTKDQGNKYNYTRSFSNNEMSMSARVYHPATNLMPPSPPISPTGIAPSFNTKYSPTSTFGRQNSQSNSKYSS from the exons ATGCCGCCTACCAAGGACCAGGGTAATAAGTACAACTACACGAGGAGTTTTTCTAATA ACGAGATGTCAATGTCAGCACGGGTCTACCATCCAGCCACGAACCTGATGCCGCCATCGCCTCCCATTTCCCCCACCGGCATAGCTCCCAGCTTCAACACCAAATACTCACCCACCAGCACCTTCGGAAGACAAAACAGCCAATCAAATTCGAAATACTCCTCATGA